The genomic region AGCccatcctctctttttctttccttgcttttattccctccccacccaccccccccccgcccccctccaccAACTGCTAGGCTTTTTCTCGGAAGTCAGAGGTGGTTTGTGAGGGGGCGCGCCGTGACCGAGCCGCGGGAAGGCAGCCTTTCCCGGAAGACACTGAGAgcatccttttccctttttcccttgcGTAATGGAAATCGGTTGATGAGTGCCAGTGTCACTGGGGTGAAATTGGGGGCGAGGGAGGTCTCCTCCACGATGGCCATTTTAGTGAGTCCTTCCTTTTTGCTGCGCTGAACTAGGCTTCAGAGATGTTTCTGTGAAGCCATgaaggaaggcagggaagagGACTGGATCCTGCGGGAGGGCCCCAAATTTCTCCCAGGATGACGGAGCAGTAACAGGACACTCAGATTCCGAGGAGGAAGGGAAACATCACACcatttatttccaaagaaaatagcaaaatggaGCTCCATGTACACAAAGGTCTTCGGAGGGGAAAAGAATCacagattttattcatttttacatatttacagCAAGATTAAACCACGGCTTTCAACTATGTTTTCATTCAACGATCACTTTCAGTCAAATATGTaacaactttttctttctttcaagttaGTTCATAATTTAAGGATGCTAAGGGGACAGATAATAAATCACAAACAGTATGGGTAAAGAGGGTACCAAATAGTCTAAGGTTTCAGTcaggcttttgtgtgtgtgtgtgtgaattatgATTACAAAACACTTGCCTGTCTGTATAATTCACATTCATTGCAATCATTACATTTTCCCATAAATTAgcaatataaacaaacatatgggGACCTctagtaaacaaataaaaatcaatataagaGACAACATTTTGTAGCAACTATAATAACAGCATGGGTTACAGCTTGGGGAAACTTCTTTACAAATCATTTAGTCAGCACACACGGGGTGGGGAGGCCAGAACATCCTTGTTTATTTAAACCACCTTTAAAACCACATCAAGAGATTTGGGGAAACCTGGCTAGGGTGGAAGTTTCTTTCCTGGGCACAATATAAAATGAAGAACTGCACATGGGGCTAGGAGGGGGGTGTTTGCATGCACTTTGGGGTCACTGTCTTGTAAACTGAACCTTCTGAACTTCAATTGCCAAGATTctgaagaaaacaggaaattataaaaatgtctCTCTCCCTGAAGCCACTCTCCTTTCTATTAATGGCAGAAAAGGCTTGCTGATTACTGCTAGTGGGAAGAAACACACAATGGGTCTATTTATAGCAGAGATTGTCTTTGAAGGCGCAGGAAATATTAACCATCGCTTGGCTGCATCCTGAGGTTCCAAGGATCCCAGGCAAGAATATTAGGAGTTTGAGAGGTCCCCAAAGGAGGCTCATCCAGGTGACCTGACTTGGACTGATTGAGTGCAGGCCAgtacagagagaaacagacacacagtgTGGGCTTGGGGTATGTACCCTGTGCCTGCACCATTTCTGCATTCTTTCCGCCATGTCCCAGAGCCTGTGCAAAGGGCCCCTCCACTTCTGCACACCTCCACAGGCCCTGGACCTGATGTCTCTGCCTTGCTCTTGCTTTTTCCCTTAGCAGGACTTAACCGTAAAGTTATCAGCTAGTGTAGagtgcatgtatttttttttcttaaagaagtttGATTTTATCTCTTTAGAAACGGTTTGAAACTACCGGGGAAGAGGGAGTTTGACAGAGAGGAGAACAAATCGCTGACAAAGAACCTTTTACGTTTCATCAGCGTTGTTAGGACGACAAACAGGAATGTCTCAGATAATAACTCCCACTTCAAAGATTTCTCAGCTCAATGGAAAGCGGACCATCCTTTTTATTCAACCACAAGGACTGGCACTAAAGAAGACTccactgtttgatttttttttccaccgTGTTTATTTTTCCCCTATTCACTGGGGTACTTGGATAAAATAAACAACAAGACAATTAAGGGAACATGGACTTCTAACTTTCCTGCCATCTTCCCTATCCCCCTGGCCTTGGGCTCTTGAGTTcatgcccagggccagcccaggcctGAAGGGTACCATACACCCCACCCTGGAGAGAAACAACTTTGGGGGGCTGCAAGAGACTTCTGGGAGAGAGGGGTAGAATGAGCTGCGCTGGGGGCCAGAGTGGAAATGTCCCAGAGGCACAGTCTGAACTCCCTAAACTCTTCCCGGGTGgctcccttccccccaccccaagcctccGCCCAGCTCGAGATGCAGAGAGGCACTTTGCACAATGCAGAGCTGGGGATGCTCATTTGTTAAGCTTCTGAGATTGCCCTAAAGTTATTTACTCCTGACCCTGGAGCCTTTTTGGGGCGCAGTCAAGATGCACGGAGTCCGGCTCCTCCCTTTCCTGACGGCGTCCCCGGCGCCAAAGCGCCCCCGCTCCATCCGAGTGCGGGGAGAACCCCTAAACGCGGGCAAGGCGGGTCTTACGGAGAAGAGTATACTGGAGCGCAGTGACAGTATTACAGGGCGTGAAAGCAAAGGTCAGCGCAAATGTATCTTAATAGAGTGTCTGCAGTGAAGTGTGCCGCCTTTGAAGCGGCCGCTCCCCGCGCGCATTTCCATGGCGAGCCTAACGCGGCATGCTGATGCACCGTCAAACTCACACTTTCAACCCCAAAACCCGACTCTTTGAACAACCCGAGCTTGATTagacctttctccttttctttcccctcttacAAACCATTTCCTCGCCTTTAGAAACTCGCCATCAAACCCAAATGCGCCCTCTGATCACCGCAGAAAGCAGAAACAAAGGGGGCTGAGCGGCGATTCAAGCGGCCCTTTTCTTCCCTCACATTATTATCCATTTTTATTATGATCGGGAACAAGTGCCCATTCGCGTGGGTTTTGTTTACcggaaattaaatgaaaatgatttaGTCCGCgtcaaacaaaaatatatacttGTATACACAAGAAAAAAGGCCTGTTAGACGTAAATATTATGTCCTTAATGAAAAGCCTGGACGGGCTCCAGGCTCGGCCTTTCAGGATTTCAGTGCGACTTGCCCATTGCCATAGAAATCCTAACTTACCATGAAGATGCACCGTGGCGAAGAAACATTGCTTTGTGCGCGGGCCCTTTGATGTCGCAGGCGCGAGATGCGGGCGCTCAGCTGCGCCGGCCGAGATTACCTTGCGAGCAACGCGGTGGACATCTGtaacaagcaaatgaaaaattaaaggcGATTAGGGGCCGACcaagcatttttatttcatttcatttcattattttggaTGGGGGTGGAAGGCAAAACGGGGcctagaaatagaagagaaagaaagaaatgaacccTATTGAGGGAGGAGGGAATTTTTAAACATCGTCAGAGGAAGCAAGTTCCCCAGTTGCCCTCTGCACCTTGGCCATGGGGCGGGTGCTTCCCGATGGGAACGAGTTGTTAGCTGCCGGCCGCCGGCCCTTGGCCAGGCGGCCTCTGGGCCCTATTGTAGTGgcggctggggaggggggagctTGCAGTTCCCCTTTCACAAGGATGGATTCACTAAAGATGTATTTGGAAGATTCTGGGTTTTATTAGGGGTGTTGAAAACAGTCCTACACCAGTTAGGACATTATTTGTCTGGTGGAAGTGTGGGGCTGTGGGGCAGAAATGAGAACAACTCCCTAATGGTGtctgaagaagagagagcagaagaaaagCCAGCGGAGTAGCAGGGCCAGGACTGGTTTGCTGGgctcagcttttaaaatgaagttcTTCAGGGGGGTCTCCTTAGGTGGGAACACCACATCCCTACTTATCTCCAAATTCTTGGAGGACTGATATGGGTCTGCCAAGgctctttttccccttcttctctctattttttcctttccccccCCTTCAAATCTTAGCAAGGATTGGGGCGGCCCCATCCTCCTTGCAGAGGGTGGCAGACTGGGAAACAGGCCCTGATTTTGTTTTGCTCCCTTGGCAACAATTGCAAAGActttcctctcccctgcccccagggtctggttctttttctggggaCTTAGGACCCAGCATATCAAATACATATTCAATCTAGACCCATTGGGTGTTTgcctttaaaacatttattactgCATTTCATCTCTCTTGTTACCCCCCCTTtgcaaaaaaataagaacaatattGTGCGACTTTTGACAAACACCATCGCAGAATTGAGGCGATTCATCCAGACACTGTCGCCTAGGCCGGCGCCCTTCCAGCCCTGTGGAGGCCTCGATTCAGTGACGTCGTTGGCCCATTCTACACCCCCAGCGCCAAGCACCCACAAGACTCCACAGGCAGCGCCTCCACaagggtagggggtggggagagggtgacTGGTCCGGGGAGGTGTCAGAGCGTCGAATTCTAAAGCCCCTCCAGCGCTCTTTTGTCTGTATTTCCTGTTGTTTGACCTCATCCCCTACCCCCAGTAAATGGTGTGTACGGAGCAGACAGAGTGGCAGACAGACGTCTCTGTGGGCTTGGGCCAGTCGCTGGGGGACCGGCATGTGGTCCCCAGGGAAAGGTGGTGAAATCCCGCTCCCTCTTAGCTGCCTTACAAAAGCAGTTGGAAAATTTGGGATCTGGGACTTGAGTATTTTTGTTTCAAAGGATagctggggaagggggaagtgtaaggaggaaaggaggaaggaaataggAGGCATGATACCAGCTCAGGAATTCCCCCTGCCACTTTCGGCGATCGGAACTTCCGAGGATGCTCCgactgggagctggggagagagcgGGGGTGGCAATCGGAGAGGCCATTTCCCTTCCTGTGAACCCCGAGAGCACGTCGTCTCACTTTTGCTGCCTGCATTTGCCAGGATTGCACAGAAACTCTcctaatgtgttttttttttttcctcgtGCCTGTTTCTCTACTTTCTTTGCCCCAACACTGGTTTCACGCTGCCGGTCTTGGCGTCTGTGTGTGCGTCGGGTGGGGGGAGTGCTAGGTGTGACTGTAGAATAAATATGGGtaccatatttatattttaaaataatggacaCTATCTCAGCATATTCAATGAGCTCTAACAACTATTAGTGGggaccttcctccctcccttcttccctctttcccttccttcttcctcaccctCACTTCTAGCCTCAATAACCCGGCACAGACTAGCAGTCTGTGTCCGCGGAATTAGCCACCACGGCAGCAGCCCTAATACCGGAGGCGGCGGTGGCGGCGACAGGGCCAAACGGTGGCGCCGGGCTCCGGGGCGCAGCGGGGGCTGCCGCGCCCTGACACACGTACCATTCGCTCAGGTCTGCGCCAcgcgccgccaccgccgccgagGAGGCCACCGGGGGCTCGCGGCCGAAGTCCGACGAGGGCGACACGAGGGCAGACGGCGTGGCCGAGTCGTAACCAGAGCTAGGCGGCGGCGGCGAGCGCCCGTGCACCTTCATGTGCTTACGCAGCGAGCTGGGGTGCGTGTAGCACTTGTCGCAGCCGCGCACTTTGCACGTGTATGGCTTGTCGCTCGTGTGCACGTGCGAGTGCTTCTTGCGGTCGCTGCTGTTGGCGAAGCGCCGCTCGCAGCCCTCGAACTCGCACCTGAAGGGCTTCTCCCCTGGCGGAGGCAAGGTAGAGACGTTAGTGCGCGGGGACCGCCCTCGCCCAAgctctcttcccattttttggaaaagaaccacGAAAAGTTTTCAGAAACCTCTTTTGCTCGGCGCCTGAGGCCGGGCACCCTCTTCCCCAGCTCAGAGCGTGCCCCGTGAGCAACTCCTGCCcgcctccacccctccccctctcccgTCTGAGCCTAGGGGGAGGGTCCGGAGGAGGAGCGACAAAGACTCCATCTTAGTCGAATTTCCATCCTAGAAAATCCTGATCCACTCAGGTTGTTTTCCTCCAAATTCTCTCCCCTCGGAGCCAGAAGCACCTCTGCCCGGAGAATAAAATTGACTGAGGAGCTCGCATCTGCTCAATTTAAAGTTGTTCCAGCAAAACGTCTCTGCCCACTTCCGCCCAGCGGTCCATCCCGCAATACGCCCCATCCCGGCCCAAATTGTTCCTAAAGTAGGTTTTGTGCAAACGCCAAGACGATGGAACAATTTCAGGTTGCGCAGCCGATGCACTCGGCATGTGCATAATGTGGATTCGTGCTGCAGAGAAAGGTATTCTGAGCAAGGATTCTCTTCAGAGGCGATTTTTTACGGGAAATGgagccccctcccccttcccttctaCCCCCTGAGGGCAAACATTTAGCAGCATTCTTCGAATCTTGCCTAAACCGTGCGAAATCCCTCCAGATACGCGCGCCGGCAATAATATTTTATTACGCTGCTCCAGCGGCCTCCCGGAGACGCTGCCGCGGGCAGCAGGCTCTCCCAGTCCCACCTGACTGTGAGAGGTCGACGGGGCCTCCCAGACCACCCACGCCCAGCGGCCGGGCTCGCAGGCCTGAGCTTGCAACCGGCGCAGCAAGGGTCCGCCCCGGCCGAGCCGAATCCAAGGCCTCTGCGGCAGTCGCACCCTTGAGCGCAGCGGCTTCGGGATGAGCGCAGCTGCTGCGGTCAGGCCAGGCCCAGCTCCTCGGTCCGGAGGGCAAGCGGGCAAGCTGGCAAGCGGGCAAGCGGGGTACATCTGCGAGGGGCTCGGATCCGTGGTGCCATGCCGGATAGAGCCGCAGGAAGGCGCGAGCGCGCGTTAGGATGGAAATATCGGCCGAGGACCGAGCCCCAAGCAGGGAGCTCACCGCCGGCTGGATTCGCTggagtgtaggggaggaaaggaTCCCAAGAACCCAGAAGCCCAGATTCCTGCTGGAGCTGCAGATgctgagggaaggaggggaggaagtgcTTTAGCGCTTTAAACAAGTGGATGATGCCGGGCGTCCTGGGTTGAGAGAACGGCTACCAGGCGTCTGGCTAAAGAGGCAGAGAGCACGGCTGGAGGATTGTTGCCTTTGTGCTCGCTTCTCCCGTCGCATCCAGGAAAGATGGGTGCTTTGGGGGCAGGTTTGAACGAACAAAGCCCCTGTTCCCGAGCCCTGCCGAGGCTGAGGCTGAGCCAGAGGTTTGCGCGCAACCCTCGCCTCCGCGCGGCAGCGGGTGGTAAGCCCAGGGCTCCAGCAGCCCGGCCGCTGCGTCCTCTCCCTGCAGGAATATGGCTAGTACAGTGGAACGCTGGACGGGCCTGGCATTTGCCATTTCCAGGACACTTGtaccattttatttaaaaaaaaaaataggagaaagatGCAGAATAAATCAGTGTTCCTTATTTGCCCCTCGTCTTCTCGCCTCTGATCCCCGTTAGCATCTGCAAAACTAaaacttctcttcctcccttccttccttcatttctttctaaaatcGCTTACAAGAACCAAGCAATTCAaggcctgcaaaagaaaagatttgctgagaagacagagaaagaatgaaatttgagGTTGATCGCCCCTCCCAGATAatcccccgccacacacacacacttatccCATCTTGTGAGCACCTCGTTGGACATTCAcgtaaaacagaaacaaagatttCGTCCCAGGCGAGAAGCAGAGGCGAAAACTGCAGGGCACTGAAGGTGACACCGGCAGCCAGGAAGTTCCGAGGCCGCCGGGAGGCCGGGTGAGGCCGCGCCCCCGCGCCCTGCCGGCCTCTCCCCAGTGAGGAGGCGCCCCGGGCTCCCCGCCCGGccgtcacccccccccccagctctctccctcccaccaggTCTGGGCGCGACGCCCTGGGTGGGGGGGTGGATCCAGGGCCCTGCAGCCCTCGCTTTGTGGCCTGGGCTGGGACTGGGTCGCGAAGGGCCCAGAGTGTCCTCTCAGGGGCTCCGCCGCCAGCAGAGGCCTACTGCCCGGTCCCGCGCCGCCCCCGCCGGACGAAGTTCGCCCGCGCAGGCAGTCCGGCGAGCGCCATTTTCTCGCACTTGTGGCTGGCCCGGGTCGTCCAAGCATCTCGGCCCCGGCGCGGTCTCTCCACCTCTGCTTCcatccccagccctgcctctctaCCGACTGCCCGGGAAGGCGTGCGAGCCCCTAGCCGGGGGGGGCCCGGGGAGGGCGCGGGGCGGCGGGGTCGGGCCGGAGCGCGGCTCTCGCGCACGCACCATTGTTCGGGCTGGCTGCAACCGCTCCAGGGCGAGCCCTTCGGCGGGGCTCGGGGTTCGGGGCTCGGGGCGGCTGCCTCCGGAGCCAGGCCCCGAATTCAGATCCGGGAGAATCTCAACTCCTGAGAAATCAGCTCCTCTTCGCCTCTTCTGCGACTCGAGGAAATGAAACGCCATTAATATTTGAAAAGGCAATTATTTTCCTGTTGAATCGAGAACTGTCTTCATGAATAATTTGTAGTGAGGTCTATTGCCATTTGAGAAACATTTTGTTggtgttttttcccctcttttcattACTTAGGAGGGGGACTTGGAGGGAAACGCAGGAGCAGGCGAGgctctgtagatttttttttttttttttgaactacAGCGATCACGAATCGGGCCTACCAGCAGAAAGGACGCGCTGCGAATTCTGTCCTGAATAGACGCAAACCTGAGCCAGGCCGGCGCGCTGAACTTGCTTCTCTGCTGTAGGTCGATTGCACTAAGAATTTAACCATTTTCTGCTTCACGGACTTCAAACAGTAGGCCGGCAAAGAGCAGTAaaagtttgtttgtttaaaactCCCCTGTCATTAAAAATGAGTTCCTTCTCTGGCTCAGCACTGCGCGTCTACCTTCCGGGTGCGGGCCGCCAGCTCCCGGAGCAGCGGGCCCGCGGGCGGCGGTCAGGGTCTCCCTTACCGCCCCCGCCCCGGGGAAAACTCACAGGGCGGGAGGGGCCTCTGGAAAGGGTGGAGGGATCCTGGAAATAGCTCCGGAAAACTGTTCATTTCCAGACGTGCTCTGGAAATAAAGTAAGAGATTAAAAGTGGGCTTTGGTCTGGCCTCCGCGTGTGCCAGAGTCCTGGACCGGGACCTTCCCCAAGACTgcagggtttgggggagaagatgGGAGTTGGGAGGTTTCCCGGGCAATTCCAGCCTGGGGGTGTTCTTTGACTCTAATAATTGCTGATGTTTCCGCCAAGAATAGACGTAAGGCAGAGCGCCAGGGAGTAGCAGTGATGTACCAAGCTGGAACTTGTTTTATACTGTCCTCTCCGCACCGGtctccttctcccacccccaaaaTGGAGGAGCGGAGATGGTGACTTCTTAAACTTGGAGGGAGTGGGGGTGAAAAAACCCTAGGTCAGGAGAGTGCAAACATCGGCTGCTAAACTAATTAATGTAACTTCACAGGCTGTTCTGGGAAGTGTGAAAACTTTCCCCGTGCAATTGCATTAATTAGAGATGCTTCTGGCCAGAGGAGTTCAACTTTGCAGGCTCTTGTGtgggctccttttctttctgttaactAGAACTAACAGATGTGGTTGACACATGTCCCCATTTCACTTAACAGCTCGGTAAATGACATTTAAGGCGGATGAGTCTCCTTGGGTCTCTGCTAAAGCAAAAGGGAGGGTTTGTCAAATGTCCCAAGTGTGAGGTCACCAAGGATCCAAAACAGGGCCAAAGTTAGCCCATGAGACCCTAAATGCTGAAGAAGGCGCCAAGGGCCTGATGACCCCTCCGTTCAGCTTGCAGTCGGGTTGTCAGGTTGACCTGCGGAAGAGTACTTGCCGCACGATTCCAAAGGGACcaggaaaaattaaattgttCCTATGTCTTTACGACTTTGGGGAACAGTGCCGTTTTAAATACCTTAAAATCAAACTCAGTGAGCAaggagaacatatttgcacaCACAGACCCAAACATGTTCATTCGCCCCCCACCAGAGCAGAAATCTTGCACTATCCTCCCCACACACAGCCTCCAGAAACTTCTCTGATTCTAATAGAAGgacataattaatattttatggaCTTTGCTCGTGGAAACGCAAAATATCCCCTCTCCCCCCGATGGAACTTGAGGAAATCTAGCCCCGAGGGCCCGGAACAGGCCGCCTGCTTCCCCAGAGGGTTCGCACAGACAGACAGTGCCGAATACTGACCTGTGTgagttcttttgtgtattttgagATTTTCTGATCTAGCAAAGACCTTCCCACACCCCGGGAAAGGACAGGGGAAGGGCTTCTCGCCCGTGTGCACGCGGATGTGATTTACAAGTTTGTATTTGGCTTTAAAGGGCTTGCCCTGGCGCGGACACTCCTCCCAGAAGCAGATGTGGTTGGCCTGCTCCGGGCCGCCGACGTGCTCCACGGTGACGTGCGTGACCAGCTCGTGCATCGTGCTGAAAGTTTTGGAGCAGAGGCGCGGGGGTGCGGGGCCGTCGGCTGCCAGCCACTTGCAGATGAGCTCTTGCTTGATGGGCTGGCGCATGTAGCGGAAGAAGGCGCCGGGACCGTGGGGCGCGGCGAGGCTCACGGTCAGGTTCATGCCCCCATAGCTGTGCAGGGCCGCGGCAGCTGCCAGGGCGTCGCTGCGGGCCACGGGTCCCGGAGCGAAGGGTTCAGGCCTAGCGTACATGTCTCCGGGGAGCCCCAGACGCAGGAGTCCGTTCAAAGTGCCgctgggggaggcctggggaggctgcTCGTGAAGGCCCGGGAACACCGAGGGGCTGGAGGCGGCAGCGAGCTGGGGGCCATGGTGTCCGGAGCTGCTACCTGTTGTCGAGACAAATAGCGCACGTGAGAACGGGTGACCTGGGCTGAGCGTTCCACCGGGCCCCGGGGGGcaagcccagcccagccacaCCACGGCCTCTGCCGTCAGCGCGGGGACTTGGAGCTGGCCAGCGGCGGCTGCGAACCGGGCGGACAGCGCGAGGCCAAGCGCCTCCACCGCGGTCGGCCTGGACAGCTGTTTGGTAGAGCCCCCTGACGCCCCATGAGCGGCAGAGGGACGGTGACAGCGGGGCAGGTGGAAGGGACAGTGGCGTGCGCAGTGCTGAGTCTGTGGGTTGCTGGGGGCCCCCGGGTTCTGCTTCCGTGGGGTCCGACCTGCGCCCCGAGCGCACTTCGGGGGCCCACTCCCCGGGGCTCTACGGGACGCAGCGCCCTGCGTGGGAGCGGAGGAGAGGGAAGTGGTGATGTTGAAGGTGGTGGTGGGACTGAGGTGCCCCGGCCATCTATGTGAATTTCAGCGCCCAGCTCCACTGGGAGAGGGCGGCCTTCTGCATCCCGGCCGGGGCTCCCTAGGTCGGGCCGCTCACGCCACCGTCACCTGACAGCAGGAAGGGGATAGaacaaccacaaaaaaaaccTCTGCAAAGTTGGGGGGTTTTCCCCCTCAAATTTTGGgttgtgacttttttttcctccctctttctcggTCTTTAATGACGACTTGAAATCCCTTACACTACAGAGGCAGCAGCGGGGCGCGTAAGGAAGTGAATAGAGATTCGGGGCCGTGGCCCGGGCCCGCCGAGAGGGACAATCGCCTAGGTCGCCCATTGGCCCGCGGCCAGGCCCGACGTCAGCGATGACAGGTCCCGCTGCACgcggatacacacacacacacatacacacacacacactcacaactGCTCccgctccctccctgccccccccgccccccctccccccgcatCTCACGCTTCTACTGCTCATGCGCTCTGACCCGGGCACagattcttttctctcctctggagccccctccccctcctctcccgaAAGCTGGGAAGCACTGCTCTGCCTCGCTACTCCTGGAAGGGAgccggcctggggtttgcctccATTCACCCCGACTTTTGGGGAGGGGGCGTTGCGCTGCACGTGATGTCCTCCGGGCAGCCCTACTGGGACTGACGGAGCACCCGGCTCGCGGGGCCGGCGGCCTGCTTCGGCAGTCTGTCCCGGGAGCCAGGAGGCGGTGAGGACCGGGATCCAGGGAGGAAAGGCGGCTGCAGACTAGGCGGCCGGGAGCGGGCGAACTCCTATGCTCCTAGGCTGGCGGCTCTTGAGCCTGATTTTTTTCTCGCTTTCTCCGAAATTTCTCGCgtccctcatctctctctctctctctctctcccagttcCCCAAACCCCTGACCACACTTCGCCTTCCTGCTTGGagtctttcttctcccctccccctctcccttctcccgaCTCCGTTCTTCCCACTCAGCCTTGCCGGCCCCTCCTCCCGGGTGACTGGCGCTCTCAGAGACGCGCGAACCCGGAATCCGGCCCTGCCCGGAGCCTGGAGTGAGCCGGCGGCGGTGATGACCGGGGAGAGGCTGGCCTCGAACCCACAGCGCTCTCCTGAAAGGGGCTAGGAATCCTCCCCGCCGCCGATCACACAGACCCGCCGGCCGGCTGGCCAAAGAAACAAAGGCGAGGGGCGCGCAGCTCGGAGGAGAGGTCCTCGCCCCCGGCTCTCCCTCTGTCAATCTGCGGTCTGGGGCTCTGGACCATGCCGCCAGAGCCTCTGGGAAAGGGGACCCGGGGATCTCTTCCACGTTCAGCTCCGAGCCACTTGTTGCCCGCGGCCCGAGGCTCTGCCTCCTCGCTTGCCTTCAGGGCTTTGAGAAGAGTGGACGCGGCGTCTCCCgcccaggcagagagagggacTGCGGGCCCATGGCCTCCTCTCTCGGGACGCCCTCCTGGACTGAGGGTTCCACCGTCTTGAGGCAGGGGTCGGCCGGTGCAAAAACCCTTCAGTTCTGGCCCAGCTGAGTGTGGCATAAACGGGGGAGTGTCCTTTGTTTGCGCGGACCGGCCAGGGCCAGCTGCACCGCCTGGCGATTTAAAGGACCGCTCGCCCTGACGCCTGCCTTGCTGTCTCTAGCCGAAAATGCCAACCTAAGTGCTTGGGCCTCCCTGGCGGCCATAGAAAGCGTCCCCAAGGCAGAGAAAGGCTTGGCTTTTTGACAGAAGTTTTAAGGATTGAGTAAAAGACCCCGTACCCATAGCAGAGGTGAGAAGTTTGAACAGATTACGAGATCTCTGACTCGGAACTGACTGAGTTGCCCCACCCACCCTCAGCACCAAGGACTGTTATTGCACATTTCTCTGTGGGTAAATAAGggtttctttgaaattttaaaaaataattagtggTTGGCagattttttgagagttttttcatTTAATGCATTGTTCCCCTCTCGGGGCGCATCTTATCCTGGGATTAACTTCCACAACAATATCCCTCAGCTTTGACAAGTCCGGGTCTTTCTGCTTCTCCCGCAGAAGAGCTTAAGCAATGCTACCAATAGATGCTACCttagcattaaaagaaaaaaaagttgaaggagAGCATTTGACCCCCGAACCCCTTCTGCTCTGGGAACCAAGGGCTTGCACACCACAGTGCTGAGACTAGATGTTGAGGCTTGGTCTCCTTTCCTTGCTTTTACTCTCTCTCACCCTCACTTTCTGGGATCTGTCCACA from Equus caballus isolate H_3958 breed thoroughbred chromosome 16, TB-T2T, whole genome shotgun sequence harbors:
- the ZIC4 gene encoding zinc finger protein ZIC 4 isoform X2: MRYKTSLVMRKRLRLYRNSLKESSSSSGHHGPQLAAASSPSVFPGLHEQPPQASPSGTLNGLLRLGLPGDMYARPEPFAPGPVARSDALAAAAALHSYGGMNLTVSLAAPHGPGAFFRYMRQPIKQELICKWLAADGPAPPRLCSKTFSTMHELVTHVTVEHVGGPEQANHICFWEECPRQGKPFKAKYKLVNHIRVHTGEKPFPCPFPGCGKVFARSENLKIHKRTHTGEKPFRCEFEGCERRFANSSDRKKHSHVHTSDKPYTCKVRGCDKCYTHPSSLRKHMKVHGRSPPPPSSGYDSATPSALVSPSSDFGREPPVASSAAVAARGADLSE
- the ZIC4 gene encoding zinc finger protein ZIC 4 isoform X1, encoding MQIFGGEVQSQKMRYKTSLVMRKRLRLYRNSLKESSSSSGHHGPQLAAASSPSVFPGLHEQPPQASPSGTLNGLLRLGLPGDMYARPEPFAPGPVARSDALAAAAALHSYGGMNLTVSLAAPHGPGAFFRYMRQPIKQELICKWLAADGPAPPRLCSKTFSTMHELVTHVTVEHVGGPEQANHICFWEECPRQGKPFKAKYKLVNHIRVHTGEKPFPCPFPGCGKVFARSENLKIHKRTHTGEKPFRCEFEGCERRFANSSDRKKHSHVHTSDKPYTCKVRGCDKCYTHPSSLRKHMKVHGRSPPPPSSGYDSATPSALVSPSSDFGREPPVASSAAVAARGADLSE